A single genomic interval of Dyella terrae harbors:
- a CDS encoding anhydro-N-acetylmuramic acid kinase, which yields MDDASALYIGLISGTSADGIDAALVQFDHDQPRLVGAIAHPWPAPLRERILAVAQDETRLDLDAYGRLDVAIGEQFAQATLALLAHTQTDPATVRAVGSHGQTLRHRPQGEHPFTLQVGDASVIAERTGIDTVADFRRADVAAGGQGAPLLPAVHAMLLAQPGQTRVVLNLGGIANITVLRADGHVFGFDTGPANGLMDAWCLRHLGEGFDRDGAFARQGRVDAALLDALLADSYFAALPPKSTGREHFHLHWFDAHPRVAELSPEDAQATLLELSAWTVADAIRQHAADARDVLACGGGVHNAALMQRLGELLAPANVLSTARFGVDPDFLEATAFAWLARQRLLGLPGNLPAVTGARGPRVLGAVYPAPRA from the coding sequence GTGGATGATGCTTCGGCGCTGTATATCGGCCTGATTTCCGGCACCAGCGCTGACGGCATCGATGCCGCGCTGGTGCAGTTCGATCACGATCAACCACGTCTTGTCGGTGCCATCGCCCATCCGTGGCCGGCGCCGCTACGCGAACGCATCCTTGCCGTGGCACAGGATGAAACGCGGCTGGATCTGGACGCCTACGGTCGCCTCGATGTCGCCATCGGCGAGCAGTTCGCGCAAGCAACGCTCGCGCTGCTCGCGCACACCCAAACCGATCCGGCCACGGTTCGCGCCGTTGGCTCGCACGGTCAGACCTTGCGCCACCGTCCGCAAGGCGAACATCCCTTTACGCTCCAGGTGGGCGATGCCAGCGTGATCGCCGAACGCACGGGCATCGACACCGTGGCCGATTTCCGTCGTGCCGACGTGGCCGCTGGCGGACAAGGCGCGCCCTTGCTGCCGGCCGTGCATGCGATGTTGCTGGCCCAGCCAGGCCAGACGCGTGTCGTGCTCAATCTTGGCGGCATCGCCAACATCACGGTGTTGCGCGCCGATGGGCATGTGTTCGGATTCGATACCGGGCCGGCCAATGGCCTGATGGATGCGTGGTGCCTGCGCCATCTCGGCGAAGGTTTTGATCGCGACGGCGCGTTCGCGCGACAGGGTCGCGTTGACGCCGCCTTGCTCGATGCGCTGCTGGCCGACAGCTATTTTGCTGCCCTACCGCCCAAGAGCACGGGACGCGAACACTTCCATCTCCACTGGTTCGACGCGCACCCGCGCGTGGCCGAACTCTCGCCGGAGGATGCACAAGCGACGCTGCTCGAGCTGTCTGCGTGGACTGTCGCTGATGCCATCCGTCAGCACGCGGCCGATGCGCGGGACGTCCTCGCCTGCGGCGGTGGCGTCCATAACGCTGCGCTCATGCAGCGCCTCGGCGAATTGCTTGCGCCAGCAAACGTGCTGAGCACGGCGCGGTTCGGCGTCGATCCGGATTTCCTTGAGGCCACGGCCTTTGCGTGGCTCGCGCGGCAACGGCTGCTGGGTCTTCCCGGCAATCTGCCCGCCGTGACGGGCGCACGCGGCCCTCGCGTGCTCGGCGCGGTGTATCCGGCGCCCCGGGCCTAA
- a CDS encoding exodeoxyribonuclease III: MRIISLNANGIRSAANKGVFEWLRAQKADVVCLQETKAQEDQLSDPMFRPDGHHCFYRDATSKKGYSGVAIYARREPDQVITSLGWDEFDNEGRYIEARFGKLSVVSLYVPSGSSGDERQQFKFKVMDWITPIFQEWLESGRDYVICGDWNIVHTRNDIKNWTSNQKNSGCLPEERAWLDLLFQQRGWVDSFRAIRGADDVEYTWWSNRGRARENNVGWRIDYQVVSPSLRERLKHCSVYRDERFSDHAPYTVDYAD, encoded by the coding sequence ATGCGCATCATCAGCTTGAACGCCAATGGCATCCGATCCGCCGCCAACAAGGGCGTCTTCGAGTGGTTGCGTGCGCAGAAGGCCGACGTGGTCTGCCTGCAGGAAACCAAGGCGCAGGAAGACCAGCTCAGCGATCCGATGTTTCGCCCGGATGGCCACCATTGCTTCTATCGCGATGCGACCAGCAAGAAGGGCTACAGCGGCGTGGCGATTTACGCCAGGCGCGAACCCGACCAGGTGATCACCTCGCTGGGCTGGGACGAGTTCGACAACGAAGGGCGTTACATCGAAGCGCGTTTCGGCAAGCTCAGCGTGGTGTCGCTCTATGTGCCGTCGGGTTCGTCCGGCGATGAGCGTCAGCAGTTCAAGTTCAAGGTGATGGACTGGATCACGCCGATCTTCCAGGAATGGCTCGAAAGCGGCCGCGACTACGTGATCTGCGGGGACTGGAACATCGTCCACACCAGGAACGACATCAAGAACTGGACCTCGAACCAGAAGAACTCCGGCTGCCTGCCCGAAGAGCGCGCCTGGCTGGACCTGCTGTTCCAGCAGCGCGGCTGGGTGGACAGTTTCCGCGCCATCCGCGGCGCGGACGATGTCGAGTACACGTGGTGGTCCAACCGCGGCCGCGCGCGAGAGAACAACGTGGGTTGGCGCATCGATTACCAGGTGGTGTCGCCGTCGCTGCGCGAGCGCCTGAAGCATTGCTCGGTGTATCGCGACGAGCGTTTCTCCGACCATGCGCCCTACACGGTGGACTATGCCGACTGA
- a CDS encoding AmpG family muropeptide MFS transporter: MPTEVSADTPKPARVSVWKAFSQPAAWTMCLLGFSSGLPFLLVAGTLAFWLKEKGIDLKDITMIASAGMTYAFKFMWAPLLDHWQLPGFRRLGQRRGWLLFSQICVAIGLLAMAVLTPVQLAPFVAVTLLVAFFGATQDIAVDAYRIEIAPVEAQGALVATYALGYRLGLLLAGAVALILADHLPWHVVYLIMAFSMLVPMAVTLVAREPDVIRVRPQGWGEAMREAVVDPFTDFFRRYGWWIAGLTLLFILLFKIPEQATIGGVMSPFYRDMGFTKTQIGAVTKIYGVWIGIAGVFVGGAAVARFGAWRTLGAAMVICGCSNLLYLWLMVHPGNLMVLTLVISCENFTLGVLGPPTVAFLSSLVNRQHTATQYALLSSLVNLPGKVLGFFAGGIATAAGYSGFFVLTVVALIPASLLYAALWRFHRSKEAERLAS, from the coding sequence ATGCCGACTGAGGTCAGCGCCGATACGCCCAAGCCCGCTCGCGTTTCGGTCTGGAAGGCGTTTTCGCAGCCAGCGGCGTGGACGATGTGCCTGCTGGGTTTTTCCTCTGGCCTGCCGTTCTTGCTGGTGGCCGGTACCCTGGCCTTCTGGTTGAAGGAAAAGGGCATCGACCTGAAGGACATCACCATGATCGCGAGCGCGGGCATGACCTACGCGTTCAAGTTCATGTGGGCGCCCTTGCTCGACCACTGGCAATTGCCGGGTTTCCGACGCCTCGGGCAACGCCGGGGCTGGTTGTTGTTTTCACAGATTTGCGTCGCCATCGGCTTGCTGGCCATGGCCGTGCTTACGCCGGTGCAGCTGGCGCCTTTCGTGGCGGTGACCCTTTTGGTGGCGTTTTTCGGCGCGACGCAGGACATCGCGGTCGATGCCTATCGCATCGAGATTGCGCCCGTGGAAGCGCAGGGCGCGCTGGTGGCGACGTACGCCCTGGGCTATCGACTGGGTCTGCTCCTTGCCGGCGCCGTGGCGCTGATCCTGGCCGATCACCTTCCCTGGCACGTCGTCTACCTGATCATGGCCTTCTCCATGCTGGTGCCGATGGCCGTGACGCTGGTCGCGCGTGAGCCTGATGTAATTCGCGTGCGTCCACAGGGCTGGGGCGAGGCCATGCGCGAGGCGGTGGTCGATCCGTTTACGGATTTCTTCCGGCGCTATGGCTGGTGGATCGCCGGGCTGACGCTGCTGTTCATTCTGCTGTTCAAGATTCCCGAGCAGGCCACGATCGGTGGCGTCATGAGCCCGTTCTACCGTGACATGGGTTTCACCAAGACGCAGATTGGCGCGGTGACCAAGATCTATGGCGTCTGGATCGGCATTGCCGGTGTGTTCGTCGGCGGTGCCGCCGTGGCCCGCTTCGGTGCCTGGCGCACGCTGGGGGCGGCCATGGTGATCTGCGGCTGCAGCAACCTGCTCTATCTGTGGCTGATGGTCCACCCCGGCAATCTGATGGTGCTCACGCTGGTGATCTCCTGCGAGAACTTTACGCTGGGCGTGCTGGGGCCGCCGACGGTGGCGTTCCTTTCATCGCTGGTGAACCGGCAGCACACGGCCACGCAGTACGCGTTGCTTAGCTCCCTGGTGAACCTGCCGGGCAAGGTGCTGGGCTTTTTCGCGGGCGGCATCGCCACGGCTGCCGGATACAGCGGGTTCTTTGTGCTGACGGTGGTAGCCCTCATTCCGGCCAGCCTTCTGTACGCCGCCCTGTGGCGCTTCCATCGGAGCAAGGAAGCCGAGCGGCTGGCGTCCTAG
- a CDS encoding OapA family protein, translating to MGEGKQIARAARKQAIRRKAQRRHSHFYERFSHWSFCSHTEHEPIRWHRERWMLAGTALLITALSGFIIPAWASAMRPDPTPAAHAMLPLALPKTLPEVVHAPTVEDWHIVQVRPGQTLSDIFQSQGLSLTDLQRVMDEAGSAKSALHNIRPGQEFDFLLGSDGGLKGIRFDKDESNRAIVRFDDGNKATVTAQVREVERREHVSHGTIDSSLFAAGSKAGMSSAMVLKLAELFKYDIDFVQDLRAGDSFTVIYDDVYRDGSYLREGEIVAAEFVNQGKRYTAYRFKKDDGNYGWFSEDGRPIQKSFLRIPVDFTRISSQFSAARMHPVLGRMRAHKGVDYAAPTGTPIHAAGDGVVKYKGWMNGYGNFVVIQHNSSISTAYGHMSRFANVKLGQRVSQGAVIGFVGMTGLATGPHLHYEFRVNNLQRDPQTVTLPKPEPLPAVQLAKFKSTVVQPQLARLKALDANVKLARVSGATRNDD from the coding sequence ATGGGAGAGGGAAAGCAGATTGCGCGCGCAGCGCGGAAGCAGGCTATCCGCCGCAAGGCGCAGCGTCGCCACTCTCATTTCTACGAACGCTTCTCGCACTGGTCTTTCTGCAGTCACACCGAGCATGAGCCGATTCGTTGGCATCGCGAGCGCTGGATGCTCGCCGGCACGGCCCTCCTGATCACGGCACTCTCCGGTTTCATCATTCCCGCCTGGGCCAGCGCGATGCGGCCCGATCCGACGCCCGCCGCGCACGCGATGCTGCCGCTGGCCCTGCCCAAGACCCTTCCCGAAGTCGTGCATGCCCCGACGGTCGAGGACTGGCACATCGTGCAGGTGCGTCCCGGCCAGACCCTCTCCGATATTTTCCAGAGCCAGGGCCTGAGCCTCACCGATCTTCAGCGCGTGATGGATGAAGCCGGCTCCGCAAAATCCGCACTTCACAATATCCGCCCTGGCCAGGAGTTCGATTTCCTGCTGGGCAGCGACGGCGGCCTCAAGGGCATCCGCTTCGACAAAGACGAATCGAATCGCGCCATCGTGCGCTTCGACGACGGCAATAAAGCCACCGTAACCGCGCAGGTGCGCGAGGTGGAGCGTCGCGAACACGTATCGCACGGCACGATCGACAGCTCGCTGTTTGCCGCAGGCTCCAAGGCGGGCATGAGCAGCGCGATGGTGCTCAAGCTCGCCGAACTCTTCAAATACGACATCGACTTCGTGCAAGACCTGCGCGCCGGCGACAGCTTCACCGTCATCTATGACGACGTGTATCGCGACGGCTCCTATTTGCGCGAAGGCGAAATCGTCGCCGCCGAGTTCGTGAACCAGGGCAAGCGCTACACCGCGTATCGCTTCAAGAAGGACGATGGCAACTACGGCTGGTTCAGCGAAGACGGTCGCCCGATCCAGAAGTCCTTCCTGCGCATCCCCGTCGACTTCACCCGCATCTCCTCGCAGTTCAGCGCCGCACGCATGCATCCGGTGCTCGGCCGCATGCGCGCGCACAAGGGCGTGGATTACGCCGCGCCCACGGGCACGCCGATCCATGCAGCTGGCGACGGCGTGGTGAAGTACAAGGGTTGGATGAATGGCTACGGCAACTTCGTGGTGATCCAGCACAACAGCTCCATCAGCACCGCTTATGGCCACATGTCGCGCTTCGCCAACGTCAAGCTCGGCCAGCGCGTGAGCCAGGGTGCGGTGATCGGCTTCGTCGGCATGACCGGCCTGGCCACCGGCCCGCACCTGCATTACGAATTCCGCGTCAACAACCTGCAGCGCGATCCGCAGACGGTCACCTTGCCCAAGCCCGAGCCCCTTCCGGCCGTGCAGCTGGCGAAGTTCAAGTCGACCGTAGTGCAGCCGCAGCTGGCTCGCCTCAAGGCGCTCGATGCCAACGTCAAACTGGCCCGCGTCAGCGGCGCTACGCGTAACGACGACTGA
- a CDS encoding GNAT family N-acetyltransferase, which translates to MSTLAFPIVVAIVTPDIRAAVLALSVRPEQAAFVGPVQVSLLDAEQCAGSTPMAILRDGVPIGYYRIEHAASSVVDRDFEVPSIGLRSFFIDTAWQGRGLGQPVMTALIRDMATRHHEARQVVLTVNCRNTAALALYCRAGFVQHGGLYHGGRAGPQHVLVRPLP; encoded by the coding sequence ATGTCCACACTCGCCTTCCCGATTGTCGTGGCCATCGTGACGCCGGACATCCGGGCGGCGGTGCTCGCACTGAGCGTGCGCCCGGAGCAGGCCGCGTTCGTCGGGCCGGTGCAGGTCTCCCTGCTCGATGCCGAGCAATGCGCGGGGAGCACGCCGATGGCGATTCTCCGCGACGGCGTGCCGATCGGTTACTACCGCATCGAACATGCGGCCAGCAGCGTGGTCGACCGGGACTTCGAGGTTCCCTCGATCGGCCTGCGCTCCTTTTTCATCGATACCGCCTGGCAGGGGCGTGGTCTGGGCCAGCCTGTGATGACGGCACTGATCCGCGACATGGCCACACGCCACCACGAGGCGCGCCAGGTGGTGCTGACCGTGAATTGCCGCAATACCGCCGCGCTGGCGCTCTATTGTCGAGCCGGCTTCGTCCAGCACGGGGGGCTGTACCATGGTGGCCGCGCCGGGCCGCAACACGTGCTCGTGCGTCCCCTTCCCTGA